A stretch of Vannielia litorea DNA encodes these proteins:
- the hspQ gene encoding heat shock protein HspQ, whose amino-acid sequence MMKTRAKYHLGQVVKHRKHPFRGVIFDVDAMFSNTDEWYAAIPEESRPSKDQPFYHLLAENDQSYYVAYVSEQNLVADYSGEPVDHPDLPDLFGPFEDGVYPLHFQLN is encoded by the coding sequence ATGATGAAAACGCGGGCAAAATATCACCTTGGACAGGTGGTGAAACATCGAAAGCATCCCTTTCGGGGGGTGATCTTCGATGTCGATGCCATGTTCTCGAACACCGACGAGTGGTATGCCGCGATCCCCGAAGAAAGCCGCCCCTCCAAGGATCAGCCGTTCTACCACCTGCTCGCCGAGAACGACCAGAGCTATTACGTCGCCTACGTCAGCGAGCAGAACCTGGTGGCCGACTACTCCGGCGAGCCGGTCGACCATCCCGACCTGCCCGATCTCTTCGGGCCGTTCGAAGATGGGGTCTACCCGCTCCACTTTCAGCTCAACTAA
- a CDS encoding AEC family transporter: MNLVLTVAQIVAPVFILAAIGFIWVKLGQDYPMRFITRLVMTLAIPCLIFGALMKTEIDPQALTSVSLAAIAAYAAVIAVFYLVTFVFKLDNRTYLAPLIFGNTGNLGLPLALFAFGEEGLGFAVVIFAIMAMISFTYGIWLVSGGGNPLKSLKEPVVVGTALGALFLWQGWQTPKWVTNTIDLIAQVAIPLMLITLGVAVARLQPGDIGRAFWLSLLKAALCAGIAVVAGLAFGLTGTAFAVLVLQLITPIAVTNYLLAERFGADSSAVAGLVVASTLLSVAFLPVALAFLI, from the coding sequence GTGAACCTCGTCCTGACAGTGGCGCAGATCGTGGCGCCGGTCTTCATCCTCGCGGCCATCGGCTTTATCTGGGTCAAGCTCGGCCAGGACTATCCGATGCGGTTCATCACGCGTCTGGTGATGACACTGGCGATCCCTTGCCTGATCTTCGGCGCGCTGATGAAGACGGAGATCGACCCCCAGGCCCTCACATCCGTCTCCCTCGCCGCCATCGCCGCCTATGCCGCCGTCATCGCGGTGTTTTACCTCGTGACCTTTGTCTTCAAGCTCGACAACCGGACCTACCTGGCACCGCTGATCTTTGGCAACACGGGCAACCTCGGGCTGCCCCTGGCGCTCTTCGCCTTCGGCGAGGAGGGGCTGGGCTTTGCCGTGGTGATCTTTGCGATCATGGCGATGATCTCCTTCACCTACGGCATCTGGCTCGTCTCGGGTGGCGGCAACCCGCTGAAATCCCTCAAGGAACCGGTCGTCGTGGGCACCGCGCTCGGCGCGCTCTTCCTTTGGCAGGGTTGGCAGACGCCCAAGTGGGTCACCAACACCATCGACCTCATCGCGCAGGTCGCCATCCCGCTCATGCTCATCACCCTCGGCGTTGCCGTGGCCCGGCTGCAACCCGGCGATATCGGCCGTGCCTTCTGGCTGTCGCTGCTCAAGGCCGCGCTCTGCGCCGGGATCGCCGTGGTGGCCGGCCTCGCCTTTGGCCTGACCGGAACCGCCTTTGCCGTTCTCGTCCTGCAATTGATAACACCGATTGCGGTTACGAATTACTTACTGGCCGAGCGGTTCGGCGCCGACAGCTCGGCGGTGGCCGGCCTGGTGGTGGCCTCGACCCTGCTCTCGGTCGCCTTCCTGCCGGTGGCTCTGGCCTTTCTGATCTGA
- a CDS encoding transglycosylase SLT domain-containing protein yields MSRKISVVLVLALLAGCGGGREMDSPRNLENACELASERPKYLRAMKRTERNWGVPVHVQMATIYQESKFDGDARTPYRWVLGVIPMGRQSSAYGYSQALDATWEEYKAETGNRRAKRDDIEDATDFMGWYMNKTRERNGVPLTDARNQYLAYHEGHSGFARGSYNAKAWLVGVAGSVGARSEIYRAQLAACGKA; encoded by the coding sequence ATGAGCAGGAAAATCAGCGTCGTGCTGGTACTGGCCCTTCTTGCGGGCTGCGGCGGCGGACGCGAGATGGACAGCCCCCGCAACCTCGAGAACGCCTGCGAGCTGGCGAGCGAGCGGCCCAAGTATTTGCGGGCGATGAAGCGCACGGAGCGAAACTGGGGCGTGCCGGTGCACGTTCAGATGGCGACGATCTACCAGGAGAGCAAGTTCGACGGCGATGCCCGCACCCCTTATCGCTGGGTGCTGGGAGTGATCCCGATGGGGCGGCAAAGCTCTGCCTATGGCTACAGCCAGGCGCTGGATGCGACCTGGGAGGAGTACAAGGCGGAGACAGGAAACCGCCGCGCCAAGCGCGACGATATCGAGGACGCCACCGATTTCATGGGCTGGTACATGAACAAGACCCGCGAGCGGAACGGCGTGCCGCTGACCGATGCGCGCAACCAGTACCTGGCCTATCACGAGGGGCACTCGGGCTTTGCGCGCGGCAGCTACAACGCGAAGGCCTGGCTGGTGGGCGTGGCAGGCAGCGTCGG